From the genome of Virgibacillus siamensis, one region includes:
- the gntK gene encoding gluconokinase: MKQQDLYLGVDIGTTSTKAVMYRKNGEVEATHTINYPLYTPDTLVAEQDPEEIFNAVLGVIRETVRKGKLLDGKLRLISFSSAMHSLIAVGENDELLTNSITWADTRAADYAHKIKEEHDGHQIYLRTGTPIHPMSPLAKLVWMKSEKPEIFNKTRKFISIKEYVFHKLFGNYVVDFSIASATGLFNLETLDWDEGALELTAISREQLSDIVPTTEKLTGVKDEHRTYMGIDADVPFIIGASDGVLSNLGVNAIDEGVIAVTIGTSGAIRTVYNEPKTDPKGRIFCYALTENHWVIGGPVNNGGIILRWLRDEFAASEVETAKRLSIDPYDVLTKIASGVNAGSDGLIFHPYLKGERAPIWNANARGSFFGLSIHHKKEHMVRAVLEGTLYNLYSVLLALEELTGEPKSIQATGGFARSETWRQMMADIFDKPVIVPESFESSCLGAVVLGMYATEEIEDFRIVSEMVGETNTHYPEEETTTVYRELLPIYIRLSRMLTDEYESIAAFQREHLKQE, encoded by the coding sequence ATGAAGCAGCAAGACCTTTATCTCGGTGTGGATATTGGAACAACAAGTACAAAAGCAGTTATGTACCGGAAAAACGGGGAAGTGGAAGCAACACATACGATTAACTATCCGCTTTATACGCCGGATACGCTCGTTGCTGAACAGGATCCGGAAGAGATTTTCAATGCGGTGCTTGGCGTAATCAGAGAGACCGTCCGGAAAGGAAAGCTTTTGGATGGCAAGCTTCGGCTTATTTCATTCAGTTCGGCGATGCACAGCCTGATAGCTGTTGGGGAAAACGATGAACTGCTTACGAACAGCATCACCTGGGCGGATACACGGGCGGCTGATTATGCCCATAAAATTAAAGAGGAGCATGACGGACATCAAATTTATTTACGGACCGGCACCCCGATTCATCCGATGTCACCATTGGCAAAACTAGTCTGGATGAAGTCAGAGAAGCCGGAGATTTTTAACAAGACTCGGAAATTTATTTCGATAAAAGAATATGTTTTTCATAAACTTTTTGGTAACTATGTGGTCGACTTTTCCATTGCGTCTGCCACTGGATTGTTTAATCTTGAAACACTGGACTGGGACGAAGGAGCACTTGAACTTACTGCCATCAGCCGGGAACAGCTTTCAGATATTGTTCCGACGACAGAAAAATTGACTGGCGTGAAAGATGAACATCGTACATATATGGGTATTGATGCGGATGTTCCATTTATCATTGGTGCAAGCGATGGAGTTCTGTCAAACCTTGGCGTGAATGCGATTGACGAAGGTGTTATCGCTGTCACGATTGGAACCAGCGGCGCAATCCGGACCGTATACAATGAACCGAAAACTGATCCAAAGGGAAGAATCTTCTGCTATGCCCTTACGGAAAATCATTGGGTAATCGGAGGACCAGTAAATAATGGCGGCATTATTTTGAGATGGCTTCGGGATGAATTCGCTGCGTCCGAAGTGGAAACAGCCAAACGATTGTCGATTGATCCGTATGATGTGCTGACGAAAATCGCTTCCGGAGTCAATGCAGGATCAGACGGACTAATTTTTCATCCTTATCTAAAAGGAGAGCGTGCACCAATTTGGAATGCTAATGCCCGCGGGTCGTTTTTCGGACTAAGCATCCATCATAAGAAAGAGCATATGGTACGCGCGGTTCTGGAAGGTACACTTTACAACCTGTACTCGGTGCTGCTTGCACTTGAGGAACTGACAGGAGAGCCGAAGAGCATTCAGGCGACTGGCGGTTTTGCCCGGTCGGAAACGTGGCGGCAGATGATGGCGGATATTTTTGATAAACCCGTTATCGTTCCGGAAAGTTTTGAAAGTTCCTGCCTGGGTGCTGTTGTACTCGGTATGTATGCGACAGAAGAAATTGAAGACTTTCGTATTGTTTCAGAAATGGTCGGTGAGACAAACACACATTATCCGGAAGAAGAAACGACCACTGTATATCGTGAACTGCTGCCGATTTATATTCGGCTTTCCCGGATGCTTACCGATGAATATGAGAGCATTGCGGCATTTCAGCGGGAACATCTAAAGCAGGAATAA
- the gnd gene encoding phosphogluconate dehydrogenase (NAD(+)-dependent, decarboxylating) — protein MEIGMIGLGKMGLNLTLNLLDHQHKVVGFDKDNEAAASSVNENFKFASSLSELVESLPVPRKIWLMVPAGEVTSAVIDEIMPLLDKGDILIDGGNSNYKDTMKRAEKLAEQEIYFFDCGTSGGVSGAREGACTMIGGDADKFKEIEPLFRDVSIENGYLYTGKCGSGHFLKMVHNGMEYGMMQAIAEGFDILEKSQFAYDYEKVAKVFNHGSVIRSWLMELMEIAFSKDANLDDIRGVMNSSGEGKWTVETALDLETAAPVIALSLMMRYRSQEDDTFSGKVVAALRNEFGGHDVVKK, from the coding sequence ATGGAGATAGGAATGATAGGTCTAGGTAAAATGGGTCTTAATTTAACGTTAAATCTGCTGGATCATCAGCATAAGGTGGTTGGCTTTGATAAAGATAACGAAGCGGCCGCAAGCAGTGTTAATGAAAATTTCAAGTTTGCATCATCACTTTCGGAACTTGTAGAAAGTTTGCCCGTACCACGAAAAATCTGGCTGATGGTACCTGCCGGAGAAGTCACATCAGCAGTCATTGATGAAATTATGCCGTTGCTGGATAAAGGCGATATTCTGATTGACGGCGGAAATTCAAACTACAAAGACACAATGAAGCGGGCAGAAAAATTAGCTGAACAGGAAATTTATTTCTTTGATTGCGGTACAAGCGGCGGTGTTTCCGGTGCCAGGGAAGGTGCTTGTACGATGATCGGCGGCGATGCGGATAAATTTAAGGAAATTGAGCCGCTGTTCCGCGATGTCTCAATCGAAAATGGCTACTTATACACCGGAAAATGCGGGAGCGGTCACTTTCTCAAAATGGTCCATAATGGTATGGAATATGGCATGATGCAGGCAATTGCGGAAGGGTTCGACATCCTGGAGAAAAGTCAATTTGCGTATGACTATGAAAAGGTTGCCAAGGTGTTTAACCACGGTTCGGTTATTCGCTCATGGCTGATGGAACTGATGGAAATTGCCTTTTCGAAAGATGCTAATCTTGATGACATCCGTGGAGTGATGAATTCATCCGGTGAAGGCAAGTGGACGGTGGAAACGGCGCTGGATCTGGAGACGGCAGCACCGGTTATTGCGCTCTCACTTATGATGCGCTACCGCTCGCAGGAAGATGACACATTTTCCGGAAAAGTTGTTGCCGCACTGCGCAATGAATTCGGCGGCCATGACGTGGTGAAAAAATAA
- a CDS encoding sugar phosphate isomerase/epimerase family protein, with the protein MKLGVFTVLFSDKSFTEMLDYVQESGLDAVEIGTGGNPGNAHCDLNGLLESEDKRQEYMDEVTRRGLSISAFSCHANPISPDPVYAKESDETFRKTVRLAEMMNVPVVNCFSGTAGDHEHAKYPNWPVAPWPTEYSNIFEWQWEEKLIPYWKDAGKYAEEHDVKIGLELHGGFLVHTPHTMLKLREATSPAVGANLDPSHLWWQGIDPVGAIKILGKAGALHHFHAKDTYIDQDNVNMYGLLDMQPYSQVQTRAWTFRSVGCGHGVQEWTDMISALRTYGYDHAVSIEHEDPLMSVEEGFQTAVKNLKPIIIRDKPVDMWWA; encoded by the coding sequence ATGAAATTAGGTGTATTTACAGTATTATTTTCAGATAAGTCATTTACCGAAATGCTGGACTATGTGCAGGAATCAGGGCTGGATGCGGTGGAAATCGGCACAGGCGGAAACCCGGGAAATGCACACTGTGATCTGAATGGGTTACTGGAAAGTGAAGATAAACGGCAGGAATACATGGATGAAGTGACAAGACGCGGATTATCCATCAGTGCGTTCAGTTGTCATGCTAACCCGATCTCACCGGATCCAGTCTACGCGAAAGAGTCTGATGAAACGTTCCGGAAAACGGTCCGACTCGCTGAAATGATGAATGTGCCTGTTGTGAATTGTTTTTCCGGAACCGCCGGGGATCATGAACACGCTAAATATCCCAACTGGCCTGTGGCACCATGGCCAACAGAGTACAGTAATATTTTTGAGTGGCAGTGGGAAGAAAAATTGATTCCGTATTGGAAAGATGCCGGAAAATATGCAGAAGAGCATGATGTGAAAATTGGCCTGGAATTGCATGGAGGCTTTCTTGTTCACACACCACACACAATGCTGAAACTTCGTGAGGCAACATCACCGGCCGTCGGTGCTAACTTGGACCCAAGCCATTTATGGTGGCAGGGGATTGATCCGGTTGGAGCTATTAAAATTTTAGGAAAAGCTGGTGCATTGCACCATTTCCATGCGAAAGATACGTATATTGACCAGGACAATGTGAATATGTACGGACTGCTGGATATGCAGCCATACAGCCAGGTACAAACCCGGGCATGGACATTCCGGTCTGTTGGATGCGGCCACGGTGTACAGGAGTGGACCGATATGATCAGCGCCCTACGCACGTATGGCTATGATCATGCAGTCAGTATTGAGCACGAAGATCCGTTAATGTCGGTTGAAGAGGGATTCCAAACGGCTGTTAAAAATTTGAAACCGATTATCATTCGGGACAAGCCTGTTGATATGTGGTGGGCGTAA
- a CDS encoding bifunctional 4-hydroxy-2-oxoglutarate aldolase/2-dehydro-3-deoxy-phosphogluconate aldolase, with translation MNTLQQILDYKLVAVVRGAYPDDVMPIAEALYDGGIRIMEITMDTPRVETVIGELNSAFNGEMVVGAGTVLDPESAKTAIMAGAKFIFSPTVNSETIKMTKRYGVVSIPGAMTPTEILTAYEHGADLIKVFPAGVMGPGYLKDVHGPMPYVPLMPTGGVNVSNVREYFEKGAVAAGLGSALVKTASPLANDDLQAITEKAKQFIDAIEGV, from the coding sequence ATGAATACATTGCAACAGATTTTAGATTATAAACTGGTGGCAGTTGTCCGGGGAGCATATCCCGATGATGTCATGCCGATTGCAGAAGCGCTTTATGATGGGGGCATACGCATCATGGAAATTACAATGGATACACCGCGTGTGGAGACTGTAATCGGTGAATTAAACAGCGCGTTTAATGGGGAAATGGTGGTTGGTGCAGGAACTGTATTGGATCCGGAATCTGCAAAAACTGCCATCATGGCGGGTGCTAAATTCATTTTTTCCCCGACGGTAAACAGCGAAACGATAAAAATGACGAAGCGGTATGGGGTTGTCAGTATTCCGGGAGCAATGACTCCGACGGAAATTTTAACGGCATATGAACATGGCGCAGATCTGATTAAAGTCTTTCCGGCTGGTGTGATGGGGCCGGGCTATCTCAAAGATGTACACGGGCCGATGCCGTATGTTCCGTTAATGCCGACAGGTGGCGTGAATGTATCAAATGTCCGGGAATATTTTGAAAAAGGTGCTGTTGCCGCTGGACTTGGAAGTGCACTTGTTAAAACAGCTTCACCGCTTGCAAATGATGATTTGCAGGCGATAACGGAAAAAGCGAAACAATTTATCGATGCGATTGAAGGTGTATAA
- a CDS encoding MurR/RpiR family transcriptional regulator codes for MVNNNEHCLASIRSNYGKFSDKEKAIADFILENPQNIIHHTINQVSEHLGVAESTVFRFCQRIGFKGFQAMKIALAAEVVTPIKDIHEKINEEDSIGTVTEKVFRSNIKTIEDTLHIQDEDVIENAVEAILKAGQVQFFGSGGSAVVALDAYHKFIRSGINVNANIDSHMQIMAASQLTSNDLAILISHSGSTKDLLDILQVLKENNVQTIAVTNFAKSPLTKEADISLYTVAEETDFRSEALSSRLGQLTIIDALYTNIMIANNEAGQQALQNMRRGISLKRL; via the coding sequence ATGGTAAACAATAATGAACACTGCCTTGCCAGCATACGAAGCAATTACGGAAAGTTCAGTGATAAAGAAAAAGCGATTGCAGACTTTATTTTAGAGAATCCCCAAAATATCATTCACCATACGATTAATCAGGTATCGGAACATTTGGGTGTGGCGGAATCAACGGTCTTTCGCTTCTGTCAGCGTATTGGATTCAAAGGATTCCAGGCAATGAAAATTGCATTGGCGGCGGAGGTTGTCACTCCTATTAAAGATATTCACGAGAAAATAAATGAAGAAGACAGCATTGGAACAGTGACGGAAAAAGTTTTCCGCTCCAACATTAAAACTATCGAGGACACACTCCATATTCAGGACGAAGATGTCATCGAGAATGCGGTGGAAGCTATTCTCAAAGCTGGACAGGTGCAGTTTTTCGGAAGTGGCGGGTCAGCTGTTGTTGCACTGGATGCCTATCATAAATTTATCCGGAGCGGGATAAACGTCAACGCCAACATCGATTCGCACATGCAGATAATGGCCGCATCCCAACTGACAAGCAACGATCTGGCCATCCTGATCTCGCACAGCGGATCAACGAAGGATTTGCTGGATATCCTGCAAGTTTTAAAAGAAAACAATGTCCAAACAATTGCCGTTACCAACTTTGCCAAATCACCGCTTACAAAAGAGGCGGACATCAGCCTGTACACTGTCGCCGAAGAAACCGACTTCCGATCCGAAGCACTTTCATCACGTCTTGGGCAGCTAACCATCATTGACGCACTTTACACAAACATCATGATTGCCAACAATGAAGCTGGACAGCAAGCACTGCAAAACATGCGCCGCGGTATCAGTTTAAAACGGCTCTAA
- a CDS encoding NUDIX hydrolase produces the protein MEPKWLEWAKQIQSIAQAGKAYANNDFDMERYEALQQLSVEIMVHHTYTDQSIIKELFANETGYATPKADIRSVVFRDGKLLMVQEKSDGAWALPGGWGDIGLTPSEVAVKEVKEEAGFDVQPVKLIGVLDKKCHPHPPSPYHVYKILIQCEIIGGEASESIETSAVGFFSEDDLPPLSIGRNTESQINLAFRHLHKTDEPGYLD, from the coding sequence ATGGAGCCGAAATGGCTGGAATGGGCGAAACAGATCCAATCAATTGCCCAAGCAGGAAAAGCCTACGCCAATAATGATTTTGACATGGAAAGATATGAAGCTCTGCAGCAGCTTAGTGTGGAAATAATGGTGCATCACACATATACCGATCAATCCATTATAAAGGAACTTTTTGCAAATGAGACCGGGTATGCCACCCCTAAAGCAGATATCCGATCGGTTGTATTTCGTGACGGTAAACTTTTAATGGTGCAGGAAAAAAGTGATGGCGCCTGGGCATTGCCCGGCGGCTGGGGGGATATCGGACTAACACCAAGTGAAGTCGCTGTAAAAGAGGTAAAAGAAGAAGCAGGTTTTGATGTACAGCCTGTAAAATTAATCGGCGTTCTTGATAAAAAATGTCATCCCCATCCGCCTTCTCCTTATCATGTGTACAAAATTTTGATTCAGTGCGAAATCATCGGCGGCGAGGCATCTGAAAGTATAGAAACGAGTGCGGTCGGGTTCTTCAGCGAAGATGACCTCCCTCCGTTGTCGATAGGGAGAAACACGGAATCACAAATCAATTTAGCATTCAGGCATTTGCATAAAACGGATGAGCCTGGATATTTGGATTAA
- a CDS encoding GntP family permease encodes MSTTGLILLAVFGVALLLFLVIRTKLQAFIALLVVSYIIGLLSGMSPEKVLQAVSDGMGGTVAEIAVIIGVGAMFGEVLKVSGGAERLAMTLMDKFGEKRVNWALMLTGFIISIPVFLDVAFVILVPILYSLAQKTKKSLLFFAIPLLAGLAVTHSFVPPTPGPIAVASLLDANLGWVILFGLIAGIPAAIIAGPVFGTYISKKVHVEVPKEMMMNMAEEARGKEYEKELPSFGMIASLILLPLFLILLNTFTSATLAEGSALRSALTFVGNPGVALTITALLTFYLLGTRRGYSKEEIQEIATKSLEPAGIIILITGAGGVFGQVLVETGIGDIIADTMTNLNIPILVFAFLVASAVRIAQGSATVAMVTAASLITPVINTLGLEGPILALLVITVASGATIASHVNDSGFWLVNRFLGLSEKDTLKSWTVMETIIAFVGFGMSLIVSMFI; translated from the coding sequence ATGTCCACAACAGGACTGATTTTGCTCGCGGTATTTGGAGTTGCACTCTTGTTGTTCCTTGTTATAAGGACAAAATTGCAGGCATTTATTGCACTGCTTGTTGTCAGTTACATTATTGGGTTATTATCCGGTATGAGTCCGGAGAAAGTTTTGCAGGCAGTCAGTGATGGAATGGGGGGAACGGTCGCTGAAATCGCCGTTATTATCGGTGTCGGCGCGATGTTTGGTGAAGTATTAAAAGTATCCGGCGGTGCCGAGCGTCTGGCCATGACACTCATGGACAAATTTGGTGAAAAGCGCGTAAACTGGGCACTGATGCTGACCGGGTTTATCATTTCCATTCCGGTATTTCTGGATGTTGCATTTGTTATTTTAGTACCTATTTTATACAGTTTAGCACAGAAAACGAAAAAGTCATTGCTGTTCTTTGCCATTCCGCTATTGGCCGGTCTTGCAGTTACACACAGTTTTGTACCGCCGACTCCAGGACCAATTGCAGTGGCATCACTCTTGGATGCTAACCTCGGATGGGTGATCCTGTTTGGTTTGATTGCAGGTATTCCGGCTGCAATTATTGCCGGTCCGGTTTTTGGAACATACATTTCGAAAAAAGTTCATGTGGAAGTTCCGAAAGAAATGATGATGAATATGGCGGAAGAAGCACGCGGTAAAGAATATGAAAAAGAATTGCCGAGTTTCGGAATGATCGCATCACTGATTCTTTTGCCATTGTTCCTGATATTATTGAACACCTTTACAAGCGCGACATTGGCAGAAGGAAGTGCACTCCGGTCTGCGCTGACGTTTGTCGGTAATCCGGGCGTTGCGTTGACCATAACAGCTTTGCTGACATTTTATCTGCTTGGAACGCGGCGCGGTTATTCAAAGGAAGAAATTCAGGAGATTGCCACGAAATCACTGGAACCGGCTGGTATCATTATCTTAATTACCGGTGCTGGTGGTGTCTTCGGTCAGGTGCTCGTTGAAACCGGAATTGGGGATATTATTGCCGATACGATGACAAACCTGAACATCCCGATTCTCGTGTTTGCATTTCTTGTTGCGTCTGCTGTCCGTATTGCACAGGGCTCCGCAACCGTTGCAATGGTAACTGCAGCAAGTTTGATCACACCCGTTATCAACACACTGGGGCTTGAGGGTCCAATTCTCGCATTGCTAGTTATTACTGTCGCATCAGGTGCTACCATTGCATCACACGTAAACGATTCGGGTTTCTGGCTGGTGAACCGATTCCTTGGTTTGTCCGAGAAAGATACGCTGAAATCGTGGACTGTAATGGAAACAATCATTGCATTCGTCGGATTCGGCATGTCGCTGATTGTAAGTATGTTTATATAA
- a CDS encoding sugar kinase yields the protein MDVVTLGETMVLFTPETPGPMRYTNRYSIRVAGAESNVAIGLSRLGFQAGWISRLGDDEFGKKIQSFIRGEGVDVSQTILEADGDTGLFFKEKLAPNEWRVKYYRKNSAASMMRPEDVDESYIASAKFLHVTGITPALSEGCYETVLTAIEYAKKHHVIVVFDPNLRRKLWPEEKARNVLLELASKADIVLPGIDEAKFLFGSGTPEQLTERFRDNGATVVVMKLGSEGAYFWDDDMGGYVAGFSVPEVVDPVGAGDGFSAGFLSGLLDGLNLHDSVERANAVGAMVTLVPGDVEGLPEKGRLMDFMQSREQGDVER from the coding sequence GTGGATGTTGTAACACTTGGTGAAACGATGGTGCTTTTCACACCGGAAACGCCTGGTCCAATGCGGTATACCAATCGTTATTCAATCCGCGTGGCGGGAGCTGAGTCAAATGTCGCGATTGGTCTTTCCCGGCTTGGGTTTCAGGCCGGGTGGATAAGCCGGCTTGGTGATGATGAGTTCGGCAAAAAAATCCAGTCGTTTATCCGTGGTGAAGGCGTTGATGTAAGTCAGACAATACTGGAAGCTGACGGAGACACCGGGCTTTTTTTCAAAGAAAAGCTCGCCCCGAATGAATGGCGGGTTAAATATTACCGGAAAAATTCTGCCGCAAGCATGATGAGACCGGAAGATGTGGATGAATCCTATATTGCCAGCGCAAAGTTTTTACACGTGACGGGGATTACACCGGCATTGAGTGAGGGCTGCTATGAAACCGTTTTAACTGCAATAGAATATGCGAAAAAGCATCATGTCATTGTGGTATTTGATCCGAATTTAAGGCGAAAACTTTGGCCGGAGGAAAAGGCAAGGAACGTATTGCTTGAACTCGCTTCGAAAGCGGATATCGTACTTCCGGGAATTGACGAAGCAAAATTTCTGTTTGGCAGCGGGACACCGGAACAATTGACGGAAAGGTTCCGGGATAACGGTGCAACCGTAGTCGTCATGAAACTGGGCAGTGAAGGCGCATATTTTTGGGACGATGACATGGGAGGCTATGTAGCGGGATTTAGCGTGCCGGAAGTGGTCGATCCTGTCGGTGCCGGGGATGGATTTTCGGCCGGTTTTTTATCAGGACTGCTGGATGGTTTGAATTTGCACGACTCTGTAGAGCGGGCCAATGCTGTCGGTGCGATGGTAACGCTGGTGCCCGGTGATGTTGAAGGATTGCCGGAGAAAGGTCGCCTAATGGACTTCATGCAGAGCCGTGAACAAGGAGATGTCGAACGATAA
- the dgoD gene encoding galactonate dehydratase, whose amino-acid sequence MKITDYKLYQIEPRWLFLKIETDEGISGWGEPIVEGRAHTVGAGVTELMEYLIGKDPRNIEDHFQVLYRGGFYRGGPILMSAISGIEQALWDIKGKYYNMPVYEMLGGAVRDNIQVYSWIGGDRPQDVGAAAKEKADAGFTAIKMNGTEEMNYIDSYSKVDAAVERVSAIREAVGNDFGIGIDFHGRVHKAMAKILVKELEPYRPMFIEEPVLAENLEAFRDIASHTTTPIAAGERNYTRWGFKQMLTDGVVDIIQPDLSHTGGILEAKKIAAMAETFDVAVAPHAPLGPINLAASLQVDACTPNCIIQEQSLGIHYNQGSDLLDYLVNPTIFEYENGSVMKPKGVGLGIEIDEERVIEASRRGHQWKNPIWRHSDGTVAEW is encoded by the coding sequence ATGAAGATTACCGATTATAAATTGTACCAGATCGAACCGCGCTGGCTGTTTCTGAAAATTGAAACAGATGAAGGGATCAGTGGCTGGGGTGAGCCGATTGTGGAAGGTCGGGCACATACAGTTGGTGCCGGGGTGACAGAGCTTATGGAATATCTGATTGGAAAGGATCCGCGCAACATTGAGGATCATTTCCAGGTGTTGTATCGAGGTGGATTTTATCGGGGCGGCCCGATCTTGATGAGTGCTATTTCAGGAATTGAACAGGCGTTGTGGGATATAAAAGGCAAGTACTATAACATGCCGGTATATGAGATGCTTGGCGGAGCGGTCCGTGATAACATTCAGGTCTATTCGTGGATTGGCGGTGACCGGCCACAGGATGTCGGTGCTGCTGCAAAGGAAAAAGCGGATGCCGGTTTTACCGCCATCAAAATGAACGGCACTGAGGAAATGAATTATATCGACAGCTACTCCAAAGTCGATGCTGCCGTGGAAAGGGTGTCAGCGATTCGAGAGGCAGTCGGCAATGACTTTGGCATTGGGATTGATTTTCATGGCAGGGTGCATAAGGCAATGGCGAAAATTCTTGTAAAGGAATTGGAGCCATATCGTCCGATGTTCATCGAGGAACCGGTACTTGCGGAAAATCTGGAAGCATTTCGGGATATAGCGAGCCACACAACAACACCGATTGCAGCCGGGGAGCGCAATTATACACGCTGGGGTTTCAAACAAATGCTGACGGATGGTGTGGTTGATATCATCCAGCCGGATTTGTCACATACAGGCGGCATTTTGGAAGCAAAAAAAATTGCTGCCATGGCGGAAACATTTGATGTGGCAGTTGCGCCGCATGCACCGCTTGGCCCAATCAACCTTGCAGCATCACTTCAGGTTGATGCATGTACACCAAACTGTATCATTCAGGAACAAAGCCTTGGCATTCACTACAATCAGGGGAGCGATCTTTTGGATTACCTGGTGAATCCAACTATTTTTGAATATGAAAATGGATCTGTAATGAAACCTAAGGGGGTGGGACTTGGCATAGAAATTGATGAAGAACGGGTTATTGAAGCGTCCAGGAGAGGTCATCAATGGAAGAATCCGATTTGGCGGCATTCCGATGGCACGGTTGCCGAATGGTGA
- a CDS encoding SDR family oxidoreductase, with protein sequence MYKLSREQYPLEGRIVLITGVSRKQGIGYATARQAAAWGASIVIHHYQPHDKEQPWGADDLQSVIEGIKSELIDGAFLHDISGDFADPLLPQQLMEKVSNACGHIDALICNHALSGSDGTLGELTAEKLDKHWAINTRSTLLLAQYFARQHDSTTGRGRIIFMTSGQRLGPMPGEVAYAASKGALADITMTIADQLADQNITVNAVNPGPVNTGYLDNESWKKMEPQFPFGRFGKPEDPAKLITWLLTDEASWITGQIINSEGGFARWRP encoded by the coding sequence ATGTACAAATTATCACGTGAACAGTATCCACTGGAAGGAAGAATTGTACTCATAACAGGTGTCAGTCGAAAGCAAGGAATTGGATATGCGACTGCACGTCAGGCAGCAGCATGGGGCGCATCAATCGTCATCCACCATTACCAGCCGCATGATAAGGAGCAGCCATGGGGTGCAGATGATTTACAATCTGTAATCGAAGGCATTAAATCGGAACTTATCGATGGCGCATTTTTGCATGACATCAGCGGCGATTTCGCAGACCCTTTGTTACCTCAACAATTGATGGAAAAGGTTAGTAATGCATGTGGCCATATTGACGCTTTAATTTGTAATCATGCGCTTAGCGGAAGTGATGGTACACTTGGGGAACTGACTGCAGAAAAATTGGATAAGCATTGGGCAATTAATACCCGATCGACACTGCTTTTAGCACAATATTTCGCTAGGCAGCACGATTCTACAACAGGCAGAGGAAGAATTATTTTTATGACTTCCGGGCAACGATTAGGTCCAATGCCGGGTGAGGTCGCTTATGCAGCATCAAAAGGGGCACTAGCAGATATTACGATGACGATTGCTGATCAGCTTGCAGATCAAAATATTACTGTCAATGCAGTCAATCCAGGCCCTGTAAATACAGGTTATCTGGATAACGAATCGTGGAAGAAAATGGAGCCGCAATTTCCTTTTGGACGATTCGGCAAACCGGAAGATCCAGCAAAATTGATAACGTGGCTCCTGACCGACGAGGCATCCTGGATTACCGGACAAATCATTAATTCAGAAGGCGGATTCGCCAGATGGCGTCCATAG